A single window of Micrococcaceae bacterium Sec5.1 DNA harbors:
- a CDS encoding XRE family transcriptional regulator: MTTETPAPPATSELLATVGNKVRTMRKAKGMTLAQLSDITGLSQAIVSQIERGMANPSFTTLAQLAHGLDIPVGRFFIGQDQSTSPVVRRSERRNLKNVTRESVGEAVHELLTPNRDGSIEAQWISTPPGHDTSATPFTHSGEEFCYIISGRKDVYLDGVCYSLEEGDSITYSSEIPHWYKNSYEEVCVAIWVNAPHAW; this comes from the coding sequence ATGACTACCGAGACTCCTGCACCGCCAGCCACCAGCGAACTGCTGGCAACTGTGGGGAACAAGGTGCGCACCATGCGCAAGGCAAAGGGCATGACCCTCGCCCAGCTCTCGGACATCACCGGCCTCAGCCAGGCGATCGTCAGCCAAATCGAACGCGGAATGGCCAACCCTTCCTTCACCACGCTGGCCCAATTGGCCCACGGTCTGGACATCCCCGTAGGGAGATTCTTCATAGGCCAGGACCAGTCCACCTCACCGGTGGTCCGCAGATCCGAGCGACGCAACCTGAAGAACGTCACCCGCGAATCCGTGGGCGAAGCCGTACACGAACTGCTGACTCCCAACCGCGACGGAAGCATCGAAGCGCAGTGGATCAGCACGCCCCCAGGGCACGACACCAGCGCAACCCCTTTTACCCACAGCGGTGAAGAGTTCTGCTACATCATCTCCGGCCGTAAGGACGTCTACCTGGACGGCGTCTGCTACAGCCTTGAAGAGGGGGACTCGATCACCTACTCCTCAGAGATCCCCCACTGGTACAAAAACAGCTACGAAGAGGTATGCGTAGCCATCTGGGTCAACGCACCACACGCGTGGTAA
- a CDS encoding cytochrome P450 has product MSTITTCPYKVLRDPDTVREVLHRPDDFSPANALLAVTPLTGQALRVLQKARFALPPVLASNHSPSHAAIRKVVAGFFTPAKVAAMEPRIRQLSRESAAGAAQLLSSAGSVDLVQAVAAYPPAVIMLEMLGLPVRDLPQLKAWSLDSLELFWGWPDPARQLELAHTAADFYAWLRELVLEAVAAPEPNLFRALADHGLSTPEICSLGYFLLIAGQETTTQLISTTLFRLAEGSRGISWDEASSSAKARDIVRHVLATESSVPTWRRVAARDTELNGEHILAGEEILVELTGNHGFPWAAGEGAGEPAGEGTEHQGPTPYGLAFGSGIHRCLGAKLAELEAAVVVQETTAALKGVRLLDPNPEWLRLLSFQAPRTVSVALH; this is encoded by the coding sequence ATGAGCACCATCACCACCTGCCCCTACAAGGTGTTGCGCGATCCTGATACCGTCCGCGAGGTCCTCCACAGGCCTGACGACTTCAGCCCAGCCAACGCGCTCCTGGCCGTGACGCCCCTGACCGGTCAGGCCCTCCGCGTCCTGCAGAAGGCACGCTTCGCCCTTCCACCTGTTCTGGCCAGCAACCACTCCCCCTCACATGCTGCTATCCGCAAGGTAGTGGCGGGCTTCTTCACTCCCGCCAAAGTTGCGGCCATGGAACCGCGCATCAGGCAGCTCTCCCGGGAGTCAGCCGCGGGCGCAGCCCAGCTCCTCAGCTCGGCAGGAAGCGTTGATTTGGTGCAGGCAGTGGCCGCGTATCCGCCGGCAGTCATCATGCTGGAGATGCTCGGCCTTCCCGTCCGCGACCTCCCCCAATTGAAGGCGTGGAGCCTGGACTCCCTTGAACTGTTCTGGGGATGGCCGGATCCCGCACGGCAGCTCGAGCTGGCCCACACTGCAGCGGACTTCTACGCGTGGCTGCGGGAGCTGGTGCTTGAAGCCGTAGCCGCCCCGGAACCAAACCTGTTCAGGGCACTCGCAGACCACGGGCTCAGCACCCCGGAGATCTGTTCCTTGGGCTACTTCCTGCTCATCGCCGGCCAGGAGACCACCACGCAGCTCATCAGCACCACGCTCTTCCGTCTTGCCGAGGGCTCCCGGGGAATTTCCTGGGACGAGGCATCCTCCAGCGCCAAAGCCCGGGACATTGTTCGGCATGTGTTGGCCACTGAATCTTCAGTGCCTACGTGGCGCCGGGTGGCCGCCCGCGATACCGAGCTCAACGGTGAGCACATCCTTGCGGGGGAAGAAATCCTGGTGGAGCTGACGGGGAACCACGGCTTTCCGTGGGCAGCCGGGGAAGGCGCTGGGGAACCTGCCGGGGAAGGTACTGAGCATCAGGGACCCACACCTTACGGTCTGGCCTTCGGCTCAGGAATACATCGCTGCCTTGGTGCCAAGCTCGCCGAACTGGAGGCCGCCGTCGTGGTCCAGGAGACTACCGCGGCACTCAAGGGGGTCCGGCTCCTGGACCCCAACCCGGAATGGCTGCGGCTGCTCTCCTTCCAAGCTCCCCGGACGGTCAGCGTCGCACTCCACTAG
- a CDS encoding Hpt domain-containing protein, with protein sequence MSEYDECTDSLVDPTVLIGLQAELGGDRSIVSRFVRNYIDLLPWRVDRLHHALNNLDMEDAMDAVLSLKTSSHMVGAICMRRLATELEISIRLLPNAGHLQELRPQVELIEAFVFGTICELQPSLS encoded by the coding sequence GTGTCTGAGTATGACGAGTGCACAGACTCACTGGTTGATCCCACCGTCCTCATCGGACTCCAGGCGGAACTTGGCGGAGACCGATCCATCGTCAGCAGGTTCGTCCGCAACTACATAGATCTCCTGCCGTGGCGGGTTGACCGCCTGCATCACGCACTGAACAACCTGGACATGGAAGATGCCATGGACGCCGTGCTGAGCCTGAAGACATCAAGCCACATGGTGGGCGCCATCTGCATGCGCCGCTTGGCCACGGAACTGGAGATCAGCATCAGGCTCCTCCCCAACGCCGGGCATCTTCAGGAACTGAGGCCGCAAGTGGAGCTGATTGAGGCCTTCGTTTTCGGAACGATCTGCGAACTCCAACCCTCGCTTTCGTAA
- the bioD gene encoding dethiobiotin synthase, whose amino-acid sequence MKLPRIILVTGTDTGVGKTITTAALATALKQRGCSVAVYKPCQSGNVDGDSDCAEVVRLAGPLTAEAGIVLEQPLAPVPAAACDEVVLPHLASHAQRIRALANTHDHVLVEGAGGVLVELDHDGGTLADLGTLLGDSAGFAVVARPSLGTLNHTALTLEALDRRGLPVVGVVLGSWPAVPGAVERSNRATISDWPVPLLGAIRHEAAGMEPKVFREQAASWLQGVPA is encoded by the coding sequence ATGAAACTTCCCCGCATCATCCTGGTGACCGGTACCGATACCGGCGTCGGGAAGACCATCACGACGGCGGCACTCGCCACAGCCCTTAAGCAACGCGGCTGCTCGGTGGCGGTCTACAAGCCGTGCCAAAGCGGCAACGTCGACGGCGATTCGGACTGCGCGGAAGTAGTGCGGCTCGCCGGCCCGCTCACCGCCGAGGCCGGCATCGTGCTGGAACAGCCGCTGGCCCCCGTCCCCGCTGCTGCCTGTGACGAAGTGGTGCTGCCGCATCTTGCTTCGCATGCCCAGCGAATTCGCGCCCTGGCCAACACCCATGACCACGTCCTTGTAGAAGGCGCCGGTGGTGTGCTGGTTGAGTTGGACCACGACGGCGGGACGCTGGCTGACCTCGGAACCCTCCTGGGCGATTCGGCTGGCTTCGCCGTGGTGGCGCGGCCGTCGTTGGGCACTTTGAACCATACTGCGCTGACGCTGGAAGCCCTCGATCGGAGGGGCCTGCCAGTGGTCGGTGTTGTGCTTGGCAGCTGGCCCGCGGTCCCCGGTGCGGTGGAACGAAGCAACCGTGCCACGATCTCCGACTGGCCTGTCCCCCTGCTGGGCGCCATCCGGCACGAAGCCGCCGGAATGGAGCCCAAAGTGTTCCGAGAACAGGCGGCCTCCTGGCTTCAAGGGGTTCCGGCATGA
- a CDS encoding 8-amino-7-oxononanoate synthase produces MTAWLEQQAEVRERRGLVRKPMVRGPQGAAGKGGTPGKEGGQRRMVDLASNDYLGLSTDPRLAEAATDAIRRWGTGAASSRLVTGTTELHLELEHHLALFTGAEAALVFSSGYLANLGVTTALGGPGTLIVADEHCHASLIDGFRLSRSEVREFKHNDAADAARLLEGRTQPRALVVVESIYSVGGDAAPLQEVFNLAQEHDAVLLIDEAHSLGVAGVGAFQGRGAVAGTSLADHPGVVRTATLSKALGSQGGAVLSSGLLREHLVNRSRSFIFDTALAPPSAAAAMAAVGIIQQEPWRAAAVHHNAAALAAQLQPALGRAAAVERSAGAVQSVRMPSAEAALAASRAAYAAGVQVGCFRPPSVPDGISRLRLTARANLTPTDLDHACAVLRGILERTS; encoded by the coding sequence ATGACCGCCTGGCTGGAGCAACAGGCAGAGGTCCGCGAGCGCCGTGGGCTGGTCCGGAAGCCGATGGTGCGCGGACCGCAAGGCGCCGCGGGCAAAGGGGGCACCCCGGGCAAAGAAGGCGGACAGCGCCGGATGGTCGACCTCGCCAGCAACGATTACCTGGGCCTGTCCACGGATCCACGACTGGCGGAGGCTGCCACGGATGCCATCAGGCGCTGGGGCACTGGCGCTGCATCGTCCCGGCTGGTCACCGGCACCACGGAGCTGCATCTTGAGTTGGAGCACCACCTTGCCCTGTTCACAGGAGCGGAGGCTGCGTTGGTGTTCTCCTCCGGTTACCTCGCCAATCTGGGTGTCACCACTGCTTTGGGTGGTCCCGGAACGTTGATTGTGGCGGACGAGCACTGCCATGCCTCGTTGATCGACGGTTTTAGGCTGAGCCGCTCCGAAGTGCGGGAATTCAAGCACAATGACGCTGCGGACGCGGCCCGCCTCCTGGAGGGACGTACACAGCCGCGAGCCCTTGTTGTGGTGGAGTCCATCTACAGCGTCGGCGGGGACGCTGCTCCATTACAAGAGGTGTTCAACCTCGCCCAAGAGCACGACGCCGTGCTGCTGATCGACGAGGCCCACAGCCTGGGAGTTGCCGGCGTTGGAGCCTTTCAAGGGCGCGGCGCGGTGGCTGGCACCAGCCTGGCGGACCATCCGGGCGTAGTCCGCACCGCCACCCTGTCCAAAGCCTTGGGCAGTCAGGGCGGGGCCGTGCTTAGTTCAGGCTTGCTGCGGGAGCACTTGGTGAACCGTTCGCGGAGCTTCATTTTCGACACCGCGCTGGCCCCGCCCTCAGCGGCCGCTGCCATGGCCGCCGTCGGAATCATCCAGCAGGAACCCTGGCGCGCCGCAGCGGTTCACCACAACGCAGCCGCTCTCGCAGCCCAATTGCAACCCGCGCTGGGACGCGCAGCCGCCGTCGAGCGTTCTGCCGGAGCAGTTCAATCCGTCCGCATGCCTTCAGCGGAAGCCGCCTTGGCTGCGAGCCGCGCCGCGTACGCTGCCGGCGTCCAGGTGGGCTGTTTCCGGCCGCCCTCAGTGCCCGACGGCATCTCCCGCCTGCGACTCACAGCCCGGGCCAACCTCACCCCCACCGACCTCGACCACGCCTGCGCAGTGCTGCGCGGCATCCTGGAGCGAACCTCATGA
- the bioB gene encoding biotin synthase BioB gives MTTQTTHRTPAVAAYAILDIAREQVLERGEGLNEAQLVEILQLPDEAIPAAMQLAHEVRLKHCGEDVEVEGIISIKTGGCPEDCHFCSQSGLFDSPVRGVWLDIPELVKAAKETAATGATEFCIVAAVRGPDIKLMNQIKFAIDRINEEVDINIACSLGMLTQRQVDQLAEWGVHRYNHNLETARSYFPEVVTTHSYEERLDTCNMVKAAGMELCCGALIGMGETLEQRAELATQLAALEPHEVPLNFLNPRPGTPLENQGIMDGKDALRAIAAFRLAMPRTVLRYAGGRELTLGDLGTREGLLGGINAVIVGNYLTTLGRPATADLNLLVELNMPIKELQKTL, from the coding sequence ATGACGACCCAAACAACTCATCGAACCCCAGCAGTCGCTGCCTACGCCATCCTGGACATCGCACGCGAGCAGGTCCTTGAGCGCGGTGAAGGCCTCAACGAAGCCCAGCTTGTGGAGATCCTCCAACTTCCTGACGAAGCGATTCCCGCTGCTATGCAGCTCGCCCACGAGGTCCGCCTGAAGCACTGCGGCGAGGACGTCGAGGTTGAGGGCATCATCTCCATCAAGACCGGCGGCTGCCCCGAAGATTGCCACTTCTGCAGCCAGTCCGGCCTCTTTGACAGCCCGGTAAGAGGCGTGTGGCTGGATATCCCCGAGCTGGTGAAGGCTGCCAAGGAAACAGCCGCCACCGGTGCCACCGAGTTCTGCATCGTCGCAGCTGTGCGTGGCCCCGACATCAAGCTGATGAACCAGATCAAGTTCGCGATCGATCGCATCAACGAGGAAGTTGATATCAACATCGCGTGCTCCCTGGGGATGTTGACCCAGCGCCAGGTTGACCAGCTGGCGGAGTGGGGCGTCCACCGCTACAACCACAACCTTGAAACCGCCCGGAGCTACTTCCCCGAGGTCGTGACCACGCACAGCTATGAGGAACGTCTGGACACCTGCAACATGGTCAAGGCCGCCGGCATGGAATTGTGCTGCGGCGCCCTGATCGGCATGGGCGAAACCCTGGAGCAGCGGGCTGAACTCGCCACCCAGCTGGCCGCATTGGAACCACATGAGGTCCCATTGAACTTCCTCAATCCCCGTCCGGGAACACCGCTGGAAAACCAGGGCATCATGGACGGCAAGGACGCCCTCCGCGCCATCGCCGCCTTCCGGCTCGCCATGCCGCGCACAGTGCTCCGCTACGCCGGCGGCCGCGAACTGACCCTCGGCGACCTCGGCACCCGCGAAGGCCTGCTCGGCGGCATCAACGCAGTGATCGTGGGCAACTACCTCACCACCCTGGGCCGCCCCGCCACCGCCGACCTCAACCTCCTGGTGGAGCTCAACATGCCCATCAAGGAACTCCAGAAGACGCTATGA
- a CDS encoding very short patch repair endonuclease, translating into MGESRDLLTPEQRSRNMSRIRGKNTKPELLVRKLLHAKGYRYRLHGQAGATKLPGRPDLVFSSRRKVIFVNGCFWHFHDCKVGLNSPTANAEFWETKRMRTRERDLAQRKQLRSAGWEVLTVWECELRDSSVLEERLTAFLEGYVEGSPPYGALEPTLPAVPEVPAESE; encoded by the coding sequence ATGGGCGAGAGCCGGGACTTGCTGACACCGGAGCAGCGTAGCCGAAACATGTCCAGGATCAGGGGCAAAAACACCAAGCCCGAGTTACTGGTCCGGAAACTCCTGCATGCCAAGGGGTACCGCTACCGGCTGCACGGGCAAGCTGGTGCGACCAAGCTGCCGGGCCGGCCTGATTTGGTGTTCTCGAGCCGTCGCAAGGTCATTTTCGTCAACGGCTGCTTCTGGCACTTCCATGATTGCAAGGTTGGCCTGAACTCCCCCACGGCCAATGCGGAGTTCTGGGAGACCAAACGCATGCGCACCCGTGAACGCGACCTCGCTCAGAGGAAACAGCTGCGCTCTGCCGGTTGGGAGGTGCTGACGGTGTGGGAGTGCGAGCTGCGGGACAGCTCAGTCCTGGAAGAACGGCTGACAGCGTTCTTGGAGGGGTATGTGGAGGGCAGTCCGCCCTACGGGGCCTTGGAGCCGACACTCCCGGCAGTCCCAGAAGTCCCAGCGGAGTCTGAGTGA
- the bioA gene encoding adenosylmethionine--8-amino-7-oxononanoate transaminase, translating into MSSLIERDRASLWHPYAPASGTLPLWEVEAADGVALRLRDEDGRTHEVLDAMSSWWSVIHGYRHPVLDAAIQRQLGSFSHVMFGGLTHQPAVDLAENLLALAPGEPGRQLERVFLADSGSISVEVALKLAVQFQTASGRPQRQRFLTVRGGYHGDTFAAMGVCDPLDGMHSAFPGLLARNVFAPRPPAAATATPTDISEWRSSVEVLAREHSDELAAIIVEPVLQGAGGMFIYPAECVRILREVADEHGMLLILDEIATGFGRTGELFAANHAGVVPDILCVGKALTGGYMTLAATLCTAELARVVSGGGAGALLHGPTFMGNPLACAVANASLGLLRDGDWRADVDRIGQGLAEGLAPALALDGVMDVRTIGAVGVIELADAVDVAAVTRAAIEHGVWVRPFRNLVYTMPPYISSTSQIRTITAGMVAAVSITADRLEARG; encoded by the coding sequence ATGAGTTCGCTGATTGAGCGGGACCGGGCGAGCCTCTGGCATCCTTATGCTCCGGCGTCCGGGACGCTGCCGCTCTGGGAAGTTGAAGCGGCCGACGGCGTGGCGCTGCGGCTGCGGGACGAGGACGGCCGCACGCATGAGGTGCTGGATGCTATGTCGTCGTGGTGGTCGGTGATCCATGGGTACCGCCATCCTGTGCTGGACGCCGCGATTCAGCGTCAGCTGGGGTCCTTCAGCCATGTGATGTTTGGTGGACTGACACATCAGCCTGCCGTGGACCTGGCGGAGAACCTGTTGGCTTTGGCACCGGGCGAGCCTGGCCGCCAGTTGGAGCGCGTGTTCCTGGCTGATTCCGGTTCTATTTCGGTGGAGGTGGCGCTGAAGCTGGCTGTGCAGTTCCAGACGGCCTCGGGGCGTCCACAACGGCAGCGCTTCCTGACGGTCCGCGGTGGCTATCACGGCGACACGTTCGCGGCGATGGGCGTTTGTGATCCCCTTGACGGTATGCATTCCGCGTTCCCTGGTTTGCTGGCGCGCAACGTGTTCGCGCCGCGTCCCCCAGCCGCGGCGACCGCCACGCCAACAGACATCAGTGAGTGGCGATCGTCTGTTGAGGTGCTGGCCCGTGAGCATTCCGATGAGCTCGCGGCCATCATCGTGGAACCTGTCCTGCAGGGAGCGGGCGGGATGTTCATCTACCCGGCCGAGTGCGTGCGGATCCTGCGCGAGGTGGCTGACGAACATGGGATGTTGCTCATCCTGGACGAGATCGCCACGGGCTTTGGTCGAACCGGGGAATTGTTCGCGGCGAACCATGCCGGCGTCGTTCCGGACATCCTGTGTGTCGGCAAGGCCCTCACGGGCGGGTACATGACGCTGGCTGCAACGTTGTGCACAGCTGAGCTTGCCCGCGTGGTCTCTGGCGGTGGTGCGGGTGCGCTGCTCCACGGCCCCACGTTCATGGGCAACCCGCTCGCGTGCGCCGTGGCCAATGCGAGCCTCGGACTGCTGCGGGACGGGGATTGGCGGGCGGACGTTGACCGCATCGGCCAAGGGCTCGCGGAGGGTCTGGCCCCTGCGTTGGCGCTCGACGGCGTGATGGACGTCCGCACCATCGGCGCCGTGGGCGTCATTGAGTTGGCGGACGCGGTGGACGTCGCTGCAGTGACCCGGGCGGCGATCGAGCACGGGGTGTGGGTCCGCCCCTTCCGCAACCTCGTCTATACGATGCCGCCGTACATCAGCTCAACCTCCCAGATCAGGACCATCACTGCTGGAATGGTGGCCGCAGTCTCCATCACTGCAGACAGGCTGGAGGCCAGAGGATGA